A region of Vigna radiata var. radiata cultivar VC1973A chromosome 6, Vradiata_ver6, whole genome shotgun sequence DNA encodes the following proteins:
- the LOC106764856 gene encoding nitrate reductase [NADH] 2, whose translation MAAFVDNRQFGTHMNGVVRSCGQDLKPSLPLDFDLDSSGSDEDENDDASYLKELIRKANSETEASVMDPRDEGTADQWVARNASMIRLTGKHPFNAESPLPRLMHHGFITPVPLHYVRNHGPVPKAKWEDWTVEITGLVKRPTRFTMERLVREFPHREFPATLVCAGNRRKEQNMVKKTIGFNWGSAGTSTSVWRGVPLRHVLRRCGILTRAKGALHVCFEGAENLPGGGGSKYGTSISREMAMDPSRDIILAYMQNGEPLAPDHGFPVRMIIPGFIGGRMVKWLKRIVVTELECDNHYHYKDNRVLPSHVSPELANEEGWWYRPEYIINELNINSVITTPCHDEILPINSWTTQRPYVVRGYAYSGGGRKVTRVEVTLDGGETWHVCTLEHPEKPNKYGKYWCWCFWSLEVEVLDLLGTKEIAVRAWDEGLNTQPENLIWNLMGMMNNCWFRVKTNVCKPHKGEIGMVFEHPTQPGNQPGGWMAKEKHLETSQEPKPSLKKSVSTPFMNTNSKMFSISQVKNHSSPESAWIIVHGHVYDCTRFLKDHPGGTDSILINAGTDCTEEFDAIHSDKAKKMLEDYRIGELITTGYTSDSSPNNSVHGNSEFTHLAPIKEITTKPPLPPRSVALNPREKIPCKLVSKTAISHDVRLFRFALPSENQLLGLPVGKHIFLCATIDGKLCMRAYTPTSGVDEVGFFDLLIKVYFKGVHPKFPNGGLMSQHLDSLSIGSMLDVKGPVGHIEYTGRGNFTVHGKPRSAKRLAMLAGGTGITPIYQVAQAILKDPEDLTEMHVVYANRTEDDILLREELDAWAKEHSERFKVWYVVETAKEGWEYSVGFITETIMREHLPEASRDSLALTCGPPPMIQFAVQPNLEKMGYDIKNDLLVF comes from the exons ATGGCGGCTTTCGTTGACAACCGTCAATTCGGCACTCACATGAACGGCGTCGTTCGCAGTTGCGGGCAGGACCTAAAGCCCTCTCTGCCGTTGGATTTCGATCTGGACTCCTCCGGCAGCGACGAGGATGAAAACGATGACGCTTCGTACCTGAAAGAGCTCATACGAAAAGCGAACTCGGAAACGGAGGCGTCGGTTATGGACCCACGCGACGAGGGAACGGCGGATCAGTGGGTCGCACGGAACGCCTCCATGATCCGCCTCACAGGGAAGCACCCGTTCAACGCCGAATCCCCCTTGCCGCGTCTCATGCACCACGGCTTCATCACACCGGTCCCGCTCCACTACGTCCGCAACCACGGTCCAGTTCCCAAGGCCAAGTGGGAAGACTGGACCGTTGAGATAACCGGTCTAGTAAAACGCCCAACCCGGTTCACCATGGAACGCCTCGTGCGCGAGTTCCCCCACCGCGAGTTCCCCGCCACACTCGTCTGCGCCGGGAACCGCCGCAAGGAGCAGAACATGGTCAAGAAGACCATCGGCTTCAACTGGGGCTCCGCCGGCACCTCCACCTCCGTGTGGCGCGGCGTGCCGCTGCGTCACGTGCTACGCCGCTGCGGGATCCTTACACGTGCGAAGGGCGCGCTTCATGTGTGCTTCGAGGGCGCCGAGAATCTCCCCGGCGGCGGCGGATCGAAGTACGGAACGAGCATCTCGAGGGAGATGGCCATGGACCCCTCGCGCGACATTATCCTTGCTTACATGCAAAACGGCGAGCCTCTGGCACCGGATCATGGCTTCCCCGTTCGCATGATTATTCCGGGATTTATCGGTGGCAGAATGGTGAAGTGGCTCAAACGCATTGTTGTTACTGAACTTGAGTGCGACAATCATTATCATTACAAGGATAACAGAGTGCTCCCTTCCCATGTTAGTCCAGAACTTGCCAATGAAGAAG GTTGGTGGTACAGACCAGAGTACATAATCAACGAGTTGAATATAAACTCAGTGATAACGACTCCGTGTCACGATGAAATTTTGCCCATCAACTCATGGACAACGCAGAGGCCTTACGTAGTCAGAGGCTACGCTTATTCTG GTGGTGGGAGGAAAGTGACACGTGTGGAGGTAACACTGGACGGTGGAGAAACGTGGCACGTGTGCACACTGGAGCATCCTGAGAAACCTAATAAATATGGGAAGTATTGGTGCTGGTGCTTCTGGTCTTTGGAAGTGGAGGTGTTGGACCTGCTGGGGACCAAAGAGATTGCAGTTCGAGCTTGGGATGAAGGTCTCAACACACAGCCAGAAAACCTAATTTGGAATCTTATG GGCATGATGAACAACTGTTGGTTCAGAGTGAAGACAAATGTGTGCAAGCCCCACAAGGGTGAGATTGGAATGGTGTTTGAACACCCAACCCAACCAGGGAACCAACCTGGTGGATGGATGGCCAAGGAAAAGCACTTGGAGACATCACAAGAGCCTAAACCAAGCCTCAAAAAGAGTGTATCTACGCCATTCATGAACACCAATTCAAAAATGTTTTCCATCTCCCAAGTTAAAAATCATAGCAGCCCTGAATCCGCTTGGATCATCGTCCACGGTCACGTCTACGATTGCACTCGCTTCCTCAAAGATCACCCTGGTGGCACCGACAGCATCCTCATCAATGCCGGCACTGACTGCACCGAAGAGTTTGACGCCATCCACTCTGACAAAGCAAAGAAGATGCTCGAAGATTATCGAATTGGCGAGCTCATCACTACAG GTTACACTTCAGACTCATCGCCGAACAACTCCGTGCATGGAAATTCCGAATTCACCCATTTGGCTCCCATCAAGGAAATCACCACAaaaccaccactaccaccacgcAGTGTCGCTCTCAACCCACGTGAGAAAATCCCATGCAAACTCGTGTCAAAAACCGCCATTTCCCACGACGTGAGGCTTTTCCGTTTTGCACTGCCCTCAGAGAACCAACTCCTAGGTTTACCAGTGGGTAAGCATATTTTCTTGTGCGCCACCATAGATGGAAAGCTATGCATGCGAGCCTACACTCCGACAAGCGGCGTGGATGAAGTGGGGTTCTTCGATTTGCTCATCAAGGTTTACTTCAAAGGCGTGCACCCCAAGTTCCCGAACGGAGGACTTATGTCACAGCATTTGGACTCTCTCTCCATTGGGTCCATGTTGGACGTGAAGGGTCCAGTGGGTCACATAGAGTACACTGGCAGAGGCAACTTCACGGTTCATGGGAAACCTAGATCCGCAAAGAGGTTAGCCATGCTGGCTGGTGGAACCGGGATCACACCAATCTACCAAGTGGCGCAAGCGATTCTGAAAGACCCAGAGGACCTCACCGAAATGCATGTGGTGTATGCAAACCGAACAGAGGATGACATTCTTCTGAGGGAGGAGTTGGATGCATGGGCGAAGGAACACAGTGAGCGGTTCAAGGTGTGGTACGTTGTGGAAACCGCGAAGGAAGGGTGGGAATACAGTGTGGGGTTCATCACAGAAACTATCATGAGGGAGCATCTTCCAGAAGCTTCTAGGGATTCCTTGGCTTTGACGTGTGGACCACCACCCATGATTCAGTTCGCGGTGCAGCCCAATTTGGAGAAGATGGGGTACGATATCAAGAATGATTTGCTCG